A single region of the Plasmodium chabaudi chabaudi strain AS genome assembly, chromosome: 3 genome encodes:
- a CDS encoding RTR1 domain-containing protein, putative, whose translation MKFDIKGSNAVQRERNIINLSKIYHRKLEALLIYINIPKKKKDYICYNDFFSNIKDVCSYINTISKSEEVENCDNILEDKDIKINADKNIFIKNLLIFLNNLISLYLSKSDLIDVCINRRGYNKCGFYACDNVFLNNINKSKYKIDTKNKHIYLREYYDIFCSANCMNYNLYLIKEIINNNKNNKENINLKKKCQLIHIMLLTFFPFFKLYDINFLFNNIDQLQIVNNKISFINGVTSETFEKTDHSKPDEVNDTKIKNEIPKFDVNNKLNGTNEKRETIVKKKTKSVSFSDDIKMFRYFKDDCVNEYSIDKAYIDQTKIKSETSNRLFEQVDTNVCDEAGKEVEEKEAAESGSPKEGPNDENGQENGQEKREEKHDDLNQQGTSDERNEKREDFEGSEKGESTNGCLHEDEMNKIYEQVRNSMIFNKKYSFENIWKQTTLDGTKMIGFDYTKEEMINTASQKMNEINLKLNKQEKKVILLNSSSKKQTTLTSNNLAKENTDDKKSSIEMLDSNLVQTQSNSENPIPEKSNLNEVSILKKNSVDTDEKKVDDETVTVDNNDELATTDKHDEPSEVSEPPELDEVEMAEIESILMERRQKIKEEYFENFKNPISAFFDDPCPITEEQEEPENLKENDFESKVDVKNKLSEEIEDAETVESEISDDDTLETDIADDNKNNRDEVVTNKYLHSAKGGNLYENMSLYVVLWDIFTSNISKYTVYFFEKSEFIIPKSINDAEKERKNEFINNISKYIPIYVNFLSSIILNVCRTFLFHKPLLPFKKVIYKSIICVIVVAIKKHKEELIPKCEHNNIKLAEDYLIQENKIEGDELNDLSMLFFQNHFY comes from the coding sequence ATGAAATTCGATATAAAGGGATCCAATGCTGTGCAGAGagaaagaaatataattaactTATCGAAGATATATCATAGAAAGCTTGAAGCACttttgatttatataaatattccaaagaagaagaaagattatatatgttataacGATTTCTTTagtaatataaaagatgTATGCTcctatataaatacaatatcTAAATCTGAAGAGGTTGAAAATtgtgataatatattggAAGATaaggatataaaaataaatgcagacaaaaatatttttattaaaaatttacttatatttttaaacaacCTAATATCATTGTATCTTTCAAAAAGCGATTTAATTGATGTATGTATAAACAGACGaggatataataaatgtggGTTCTATGCATGTgataatgtatttttaaataatataaataaaagtaaatataaaatagataccaaaaataaacatatctATTTAAGAGAATACTATGATATATTCTGTTCTGCAAATTGCatgaattataatttatatttaattaaagaaataattaataataataaaaataataaagaaaatattaatcttaaaaaaaaatgtcagcttattcatataatgcTACTAAccttttttcctttttttaaactctATGACATTAACTTTTTGTTTAATAACATTGATCAACTTCAAATtgtgaataataaaatttcatttatCAATGGAGTTACATCAGAAACATTTGAGAAGACCGACCATTCCAAACCCGATGAAGTTAACGACACCAAAatcaaaaatgaaattccCAAATTTGATGTAAATAACAAACTAAATGGGACGaatgaaaaaagagaaacgattgtaaagaaaaaaacgaaatcGGTTAGCTTTAgtgatgatataaaaatgtttcgATATTTTAAAGATGATTGTGTTAATGAATATTCGATAGATAAAGCCTATATTGATCAaaccaaaataaaatccGAAACTTCAAATCGTCTCTTTGAACAAGTGGATACAAATGTCTGCGATGAGGCAGGTAAAGAAGTGGAAGAGAAGGAGGCAGCTGAAAGTGGATCTCCAAAAGAGGGACCCAATGATGAAAACGGTCAAGAAAACGGCCAAGAAAAACGTGAAGAAAAGCATGACGATCTGAATCAACAGGGCACTAGCGACGAGCGCAATGAAAAGCGAGAAGACTTTGAAGGTAGCGAAAAGGGAGAAAGCACAAATGGCTGTTTACATGAAGAcgaaatgaataaaatatatgaacaagTCAGAAATTCTAtgatttttaataaaaaatattcctttgaaaatatatggaaaCAAACAACTTTAGATGGAACAAAAATGATAGGATTCGATTATACAAAAGaagaaatgataaatacTGCTtctcaaaaaatgaatgaaattaatttaaagttaaataaacaagaaaaaaaagttattcTACTAAATAGTTCAAGCAAAAAACAAACAACCTTAACAAGCAATAATCTAGCCAAAGAAAATAcggatgataaaaaatcgAGCATCGAAATGTTGGACTCCAATCTTGTTCAAACACAATCAAATTCAGAGAATCCCATTCCTGAAAAAAGTAACCTAAATGAGGTTTCGATTTTGAAGAAAAATAGTGTGGACACCGACGAAAAGAAGGTCGACGATGAAACAGTTACAGTAGACAATAATGATGAATTGGCTACAACGGACAAACATGATGAACCTTCCGAAGTTAGCGAACCTCCTGAACTTGATGAGGTTGAGATGGCAGAAATAGAAAGCATATTAATGGAAAGGAggcaaaaaattaaagaagaatattttgaaaattttaaaaatccGATTTCAGCATTTTTTGATGACCCTTGTCCCATTACGGAAGAACAAGAAGAACCCGAAAATttgaaagaaaatgattttGAATCGAAAGTagatgtaaaaaataaattatcagAAGAAATAGAAGATGCTGAAACTGTTGAATCAGAGATTTCTGATGATGATACATTAGAAACTGATATAGcagatgataataaaaataatagagaTGAAGTtgtaacaaataaatatttacatagtGCTAAAGGAGGAAAtctttatgaaaatatgtcATTATATGTAGTATTATGGGATATATTTACAagtaatatatcaaaatatacagtttatttttttgagaagagtgaatttattattccTAAATCTATTAACGATGCAGAAaaggaaagaaaaaatgaatttattaataatatttctaaatatatacctatatatgttaattttctttcttcaatcattttaaatgtatgtagaacatttttatttcataaacCTTTGCTcccttttaaaaaagttatttaCAAATCAATTATTTGTGTTATTGTTGTTGCAATCAAAAAGCATAAAGAAGAGTTAATACCAAAATGtgaacataataatattaaattagctgaagattatttaattcaggaaaataaaattgaaggAGATGAGTTAAATGATTTATCtatgcttttttttcaaaaccATTTTTACTAA